Sequence from the Chloroflexota bacterium genome:
CGGCCTCGACAACTACGCACGGCTGTTCAACGACTCCACCTTCTGGCAGGTCCTCGGGAACAATGCCCTGTTGCTGGCATCGATCCCGATTGCCATCGTCATCCCGCTGGCCGTCGCGTTCCTTCTGAACGAGCACGTCACTGGCTGGCGATTCTTCCGCTCGGCCTATTTCCTCCCGACCGCGATATCGTGGGTCGTCATCGGCATCGTCGGGATCCGGTTCTTCGCGGCCGAAGGAATCCTCAACGGCGTTCTGAGGACAGTCGGACTCGGTGGGGTCCAGACAGACCTCCTCTCCAGCGAGGTCGGGGCGATGGTCGCGGTCATCATCACGTTCATCTGGTCCGTCTTCGGGACGAACACCATCATCTTCATCACCGGGATGGCCACCCTGGACCGGGAGGTGTACGAAGCGGCCCATGTGGATGGCGCGGGGGCCTGGGCGACGCTCGTCCACGTAACGCTCCCGATGCTCCGCAGGTTCATCCAGTTCGCGTTCATCCTGACGCTCATCACGGCGTTCACCGCGCTGTTCAGCCTGATCTTCGTCATGACGAGCGGCGGGCCAGGCTTCGGGACGACGACCCTGGAGTTCTTCGTCTACGAGAAAGCCTTCGCCACGGGCGTCTTCGGCCTGGCCGCAGCGATCGGCGTCGTCCTGTTCGTCATCGTGTTCGCGATCAGCATCACGCAGCTCCGTCTCTTCCGGAGTCGGGCTGACTAGGAGGTAGCAGCGCCCACATGATCCAGGCCAGGAGGCGGCTCAACCGGACGGCGATCTTCCTCGTGCTCGCCCTGATCGCCGTCGTGATGCTGTTCCCGTTCGCCTTCATGGCCCTGATCGCGAACCAGTCGTACGACCAGTACCTCGCCGGATCCGGGTTCTCCCTGGACAGCTGGCGGCAGCTCTTCGATACCATCCCGGTCCTTCAGGAGCTGCTCAACTCCGCCATCGTCACTGCCGGAGCCGTGCTCATCATCCTGGTCGTGAGCTCGATGGGCGGCTTCGCGTTCGCGAAGCTCGGGTATCCCGGCGGGTCGGTCGTCTTCCTGCTGCTGCTCGCGGGCATGATGGTGCCCGTCCAGTCGATCGTCATACCGGAGTTCGTGAACGTCAGCCAGCTGGGGCTGATCAACCAGTACCCGGGCGCGATCCTCGTCTACGCGGCGCTCGGGGCGCCGTTCGCGACCTACCTGATGACCACCTATTACCGTGGTGTCCCGACAGAACTCATGGAGGCCTCGCTGATGGACGGCGCCTCATACCTGCAGATCTTCGTCCGGGTGATCCTCCCGCTGTCCGTCCCGGCGATCGTCACGATCACCGTCCTGCAGTTCATCCAGATCTGGGACGACCTGCTGATCGGCCTCCTGTTCCTCCAGACGCCGGACGTCCGGACGATCACGGTCGGGCTGGCGACGCTTCAGAGTGGGCGCATGGTCAACGTCCCCGTCCTGATGGCCGGGTCCCTGGCGAGCGCGCTGCCGGCGATCATCGTCTACCTCATCTTCCAGCGGCACCTCGTGCGCGGACTCACGATGGGGATCGGCAAGTGAACGCCGGCCGACCGGCGGCGATGCGGCCGTGACGGCCGCACGAGAGCGCCGTGCCCGGATCGCCGAGCTCGTCGCGGAGTCCGAGGAGGTGGAGGTCTCCGCGCTCGCTCGACGCTTTGGGGTGACCGACGTCTCGATCCGGCGTGATCTGCTCCTTCTCCAGGGGCAGGGTCGGGTCAAGCGGATCCACGGCGGTGCGATCGCCCCACACCTCGCCCTGCGCCACGGGGTGTTCGGGACGAAGATCCGCGAGCATCGCGACGAGAAGCGACGCATCGCGGTCGCCGCCGCGGAACTCATCCATCCCGGCGAAGTCGTCCTGTTCGACTCCGGAACGACCGTCGCCCAGGTCCCGGCCCAGGTGGCGCCCGCGCTTCGGTCAGGGAGCTCGATCACCGCGGTGACCCACTCGTTGCGGGTGATCCAGGAGATCGGCTCCTGGGAGGGCCCGCACCTGATCGCCCTCGGCGGCCTGTTCCTCCCCGACTACGAAGCCTTCGTCGGGCCACAGACGGTGGCGAGCCTCAAGGGCCTCTCGGCGGACCTCGCCTTCCTGGGCTGCGACGGTCTGACCCTCGAGGCGGGGATCACGACGCCACACGTCCTGGTTGCCGAGATCGGTGCCACCATGGCCGCTCGCGCCCGGCGGGTGGTCGCCCTGGCCGACGCGTCGAAGCTCGGCCGCTACGGGTTCACGACCATCGTTCCGCTCAACCAGGTGGATGTGCTCATCACGGACGCCGGGGCCTCGCCGGAGCAGGTCGCCACGATCCGGGCGGCCGGCATCGAAGTGATCATCGCTTGAGCGCGCGGGTCACGGAGGGATGGAGCGTTCACGACAGCCCGGCGCTGATTCTCGAGAACGCCGCGCTGCGTGTCACGGTGCTGGCCGAACTCGGCGGGCACGTGCTCGAGCTCATCGACAAGGCTGCCGACCGGGATCTCCTCTGGGTGAACCCGCGCACGCGACCGCGACGGGCGCCGTACGGAGCGCACTTCGACGATTGGTGGTCCGGCGGCTGGGATGAGATCTTCCCGACCGGCGATCGGGCAAAGCTTCACGGCGAGGAGCTGCCGTACATGGGCGAGCTCTGGTCGGTCCCCTGGACGGCGGAGGCTGGCGCGGTGGACGACCGGGCCTGGGTCGCGGCAGCAGGTCTCGCGACGATGGCACCCGCGCGCCTCGAGCGGACCCTCGAGCTGCGCGACGACGAGCCCGTCCTTCGGGCCCATTACCGGCTGACGAACCTCGACGTTCGACCCCTTCCCTTCCTGTGGGGCATCCACCCGTCGTTCGCCATCACGCCTGCCCATCGGATCGACGCACCGGCCAGGGAGATGCGGGTGGGAGTCTCGTCCGGTCCGGCCATGGGCGTCGTCGGGACGACGTACTCGTGGCCCGCACAGCCGGACCAGACCGCCTCTGGAGGGCTGCGCGACGTCCGGCGGGTCCTGCCCGCGTCCGCCGCGGTCTTCGGCGGCCATTGGGCGACGGACCTGGCGGCCGGGTGGCTCGCGTTGACCGACACGTCGGCGCGCCGCGGCATCGCCATCGCCTTCCCCGTCGACGTGTTCCCGCATGCCTGGCTCTGGCAGGTCTATGGCGGCTGGCGAGGGCACCATCACCTCTGTCTCGAGCCGTGGACCGGATACCCGATGCAGCTCGAGGAGGCCCAGGCAGCGGGTCGGGAGCGAGTCCTTCAGCCCGGCGAGTCGCTGGAGGCCGACGTCGCCTTTGTCCTCTTCTCCGGGCTCGACGCCGTCGCCGCGGTCGAGCAACGGGGTGACGGCTTCCTCGTCCGCTGAGCCCGGACGTTCGCGCCTGACGCTGTCGCGGGGAGCGCCTGGGCACGACCCTGACCGACATGAGCAGGAGCCGGTCGAGTCGCCGCGAAACGATCGCCAGGCCGATGAGACCCATCGCCACGAGATATGCCACGTCGAGGACCATGGACGGACCAAGGACGCCGGTCGTGAAGCCACGGATGAGGTCCGTGCCCCGGTAGAGCGGCGTGAGCTGGACGATCGCCGCCAGCGGCCCGGGGTAGGCGGACAGCGGGTAGAACGTGCCGCTGAACAGGAAGAGCGGCAGGATGACGAGCTGGACGAGATCGAAGTCCTGCCACGTTCGCATGAAGGAGGTGGCCGCCATGCCGACCCCGGCAAACCCGAACCCGACGACCATTGCCGCGGGGATGGCGAGGATCGCGAGCGGCGAGGTGGTGAGGCCGAGGATGAGCATGACGACCATGAACCCCGTCGCGTAGAGCGTTCCCCGGATGATCGCCCAGCCGATCTCGCCGAGGGCGATGTCGCCCACACCGAGCGGCGTCGAGAGGATCGCGTCGTACGTCTTCTGGAACTTGAGCTTGAAGAACACGTTGATCGTGCTGTCGTAGATCGCGCCGTTCATCGACGAGGCGGCCAGCAGCGCCGGGGCGACGAACTGGGCGTACGTGATCGGTGTCCCGTTCGGCCCGGTCACGTTCCCGACGAGCGCACCCAGGCCGAAGCCGATCCCGAGCAGATAGAAGAGCGGCTCGAAGAAGCCCGACACGATCACGAGCCAGGTGCGGCGATACACGTAGGCGTTGCGTTCGATGAGGAGGCCGGCTCTGCGGCTCCCGATGCCGGCCGGCAGGACGCGCGCGAAGCCGCCCGCGAGCGTCACGAGACGAGCCGCCGCTGGAAGGTCACGAGGCAGGCGACCGTGCCGGCCGCGGCGAGGGTCGCCAGGTAGGCGATGTGGACGACGCCCGTTCCCGGATCGAGTGTCCCCAGGGCCAGACCGCGCGTCAGCGCGACGCCGTGGTAGAGCGGCGTGAGCGCCGCCACCAGCTGGAGGAATGCGGGCAGGCGCTCGATCGGGAAGAACGTCCCGCTGAAGAGGAAGAGCGGCGTCATCCCGAAGCGGAAGAGGGCATTGAAACTCTCGGCGTTCCTGCGA
This genomic interval carries:
- a CDS encoding carbohydrate ABC transporter permease; amino-acid sequence: MIQARRRLNRTAIFLVLALIAVVMLFPFAFMALIANQSYDQYLAGSGFSLDSWRQLFDTIPVLQELLNSAIVTAGAVLIILVVSSMGGFAFAKLGYPGGSVVFLLLLAGMMVPVQSIVIPEFVNVSQLGLINQYPGAILVYAALGAPFATYLMTTYYRGVPTELMEASLMDGASYLQIFVRVILPLSVPAIVTITVLQFIQIWDDLLIGLLFLQTPDVRTITVGLATLQSGRMVNVPVLMAGSLASALPAIIVYLIFQRHLVRGLTMGIGK
- a CDS encoding sugar ABC transporter permease encodes the protein MILLELGLLGLPILQTFYYSFTDWNGQTSSWIGLDNYARLFNDSTFWQVLGNNALLLASIPIAIVIPLAVAFLLNEHVTGWRFFRSAYFLPTAISWVVIGIVGIRFFAAEGILNGVLRTVGLGGVQTDLLSSEVGAMVAVIITFIWSVFGTNTIIFITGMATLDREVYEAAHVDGAGAWATLVHVTLPMLRRFIQFAFILTLITAFTALFSLIFVMTSGGPGFGTTTLEFFVYEKAFATGVFGLAAAIGVVLFVIVFAISITQLRLFRSRAD
- a CDS encoding DeoR/GlpR transcriptional regulator, whose product is MTAARERRARIAELVAESEEVEVSALARRFGVTDVSIRRDLLLLQGQGRVKRIHGGAIAPHLALRHGVFGTKIREHRDEKRRIAVAAAELIHPGEVVLFDSGTTVAQVPAQVAPALRSGSSITAVTHSLRVIQEIGSWEGPHLIALGGLFLPDYEAFVGPQTVASLKGLSADLAFLGCDGLTLEAGITTPHVLVAEIGATMAARARRVVALADASKLGRYGFTTIVPLNQVDVLITDAGASPEQVATIRAAGIEVIIA
- a CDS encoding ABC transporter permease; this encodes MTLAGGFARVLPAGIGSRRAGLLIERNAYVYRRTWLVIVSGFFEPLFYLLGIGFGLGALVGNVTGPNGTPITYAQFVAPALLAASSMNGAIYDSTINVFFKLKFQKTYDAILSTPLGVGDIALGEIGWAIIRGTLYATGFMVVMLILGLTTSPLAILAIPAAMVVGFGFAGVGMAATSFMRTWQDFDLVQLVILPLFLFSGTFYPLSAYPGPLAAIVQLTPLYRGTDLIRGFTTGVLGPSMVLDVAYLVAMGLIGLAIVSRRLDRLLLMSVRVVPRRSPRQRQARTSGLSGRGSRHPVARPRRRRRARRRGQRRRRPPATRRAEGLAPDPLPGPPRAASGIRSTARDRGDGALASRHRPARARHAGTRRRGRRWRCRGAPTCRSTRATRPPGPSPNGRRRPRRTRAGPAGRRAALQRRSGPAVRATSTSSRRRPWPDRTRLPPASPWPVRRSDGQA